CCCTCTCTCCGTCCCGACAACCTCCCGCCCGGCTGGTTCGACGACGAGGCCGCCTGCCACGACGCCGCGCTCCGCTTCCGCGTCGAGGCGGGCACGGTCGCCTTCGACGACCGCGTCGTCGGGCGCGTCGAGGAGGACGTGCGCCAATCCGTCGGCGACTTCGTGCTGAAACGGCGCGACGGGGTTTACGGCTACCAACTCGCGGTCGTGGTGGACGACCTCGCGATGGGCGTGACGGAAGTCGTCCGCGGGATGGACCTGCTCGACTCGACGGCCCGGCAGGTCCTGCTGACTCGTGCGCTCGGCGGCGAGCCGCCCACGACCGCTCACGTCCCGCTCCTCGTCCGCCCCGACGGCGTGAAGCAGTCGAAACGGAATGACGCGCTGACGGTCCGCGAGCTCCGGGACGCGGGGGTCGAGGCCGAGGCGATCGTCGGGTGGCTGGCGGCCGCGCTCGGGCAAGGCGACGCGCGACGGCGGGCACCATCCGAGGTCGCCGCGGCGTTCGACGTCGACCGCGTTCAGCCCGAGCCGGTGGTCGTCCCGGACGGGCTCGCCGACCGGCTCGGCGCCCTCTAGTTTCGCCCCATGCCCGCCCGCCTCGTCCTGCTCGTCGCGCTCCTCGCCGGCTGCGCCTCGTCGGGCGCGCCCGACCGAGCAGGGGAGCCGATTCCGACGGAGACGTGGACCGGGGAGATGGCCGCCGACGCGCTCCGGAGGCTCCCGGCCACGCTCTACACGGGGCCCGGCCGCGTCGAGCTCGCCGTCGGCTCGACGCGCGTGACGGCCGACGAGGTGTCGTACGACGGCGAGCGGCTCTGCTTCCGCGCGCCGAGCTTCCCCGGTTCCCGGATCGGGACGCAGACGCTCCGCTGCGACCTTCTCAACGACGGCCGCGGGACCCTCTCGGGGAGTTGCCGGGCCGGGACAGACCGCTACCGACTCGTCGTCCGCGACCGAGCCCTCTACTGATGACCCTCCGCCTCCTCCCGCTCCTCGTCCTCGTCGCGCTGGTGCCGTCGGCCGGGGCGCAGATGCTCCCGTCCGGCGTCTGGACCGGCACGCTCACCGACGCCGACGGGGACACCCACGCCGTCGAGACCGACATCCAGCGGTGCGCCGACGGGTTCAAGATGGCGCTCGACGTCGGCGGCCGGACGGCGGAGGTCCCGGAAGACGCGCCGGCGACGTGGGAGCGCGGCCGGCTCCGGTTCACGACGAGCCGCCTCCGCCTGCCCGGCACGTTCCTCCCGCGCGCGATGACGTGCGACCTCGCCTCCGGCGACGACGGCGTGCTGAGCGGGACGTGCGCCATCGGCAGCGACCGCGTCCGCCTCCGGCTGTCCCCCCCGTCCGACGGCACATTCGGCTGCGACTGAGCCGGCCTCGCGCACGGCGTCACCGAGGCGCGCGACCTCGCCAGGACCGGTCCCCCTGGAGCCGCCGGCCCGCGGCGTAGACGAAGAACAGGCGGCGGGCGCGGACCGCGCGGCGGCCGTCGGCCACGGCCCAACCGGCCTGCGCGCCGTTCGCCACGACGGAGAGGCCCGCCAGGGAGGCTGCGACGGTCTGGGCGAGCACGTCGGGCGCAGCGAGGGCCACCGTGAGGGCCGGGACAGCGAGCGGGACGAACTGCTGGGGCCGCTCGGCGTAGCGCGTGGCGAGTTCGCGGAGGTAGCCGACCGACGCGACGGCGTCCTCGATCTCGGCCACGGCCGGCGCCACGCGCTGGCGGTAGACGCGTTCGGCCTCGACGGCGAAGTCGGGGTCCCAAGCGGCCGAGGCGACCTCGGCGGCGAACTCGTCGACGGCGCCGCGGAACCGGGCGAGCGGCCCGTCGAGGTCGGCCCGGACGTCGAGGACCTCGGGAACCGTCGCCCGGTCGAAGAGCGGGAGCCGTTGGAGGACGTGGGCCGCGAGGCCGCCGTCGCGGGCGCGGTGGGCGCGAGGCTCCGACACGCCGACCCGGCCCGCCTCGGTGGCGTCGCGGAGGGCCTCGGCGGTGGGCCCGTCGAGGAGCGGCGTCGCATCGCCGCGAGCGATGGC
This sequence is a window from Rubrivirga marina. Protein-coding genes within it:
- the gluQRS gene encoding tRNA glutamyl-Q(34) synthetase GluQRS — encoded protein: MSVVGRFAPSPTGDLHVGSALAALAAWASARSQGGRFVYRVEDLDGPRAVPGSVERQVEDVRWLGLDWDEGPGVGGSHGPYRQSERDEIYEAALRQLAEGGHLFPCRVSRRDLQELASAPHGHDGQPPYPPSLRPDNLPPGWFDDEAACHDAALRFRVEAGTVAFDDRVVGRVEEDVRQSVGDFVLKRRDGVYGYQLAVVVDDLAMGVTEVVRGMDLLDSTARQVLLTRALGGEPPTTAHVPLLVRPDGVKQSKRNDALTVRELRDAGVEAEAIVGWLAAALGQGDARRRAPSEVAAAFDVDRVQPEPVVVPDGLADRLGAL